The Paenibacillus sp. FSL R7-0345 DNA segment CAGCCGTATGAAGAGAAGACGTTCACGCAGTATTTTATGCCCTACAAACAGATCGGCATGGTGAAAAATGCGTCCATAGAAGCTGCCGTTAACCTGGAAGTGGATACAGCTACCGGCGAAGCCGTTGTCCAGGTATACGCAACTTCGCTCCTGGAGCAGGCTACAGTGACGCTGCAGGGCAGAAACCGTAAATATGTAGAGGAAAAAGCAGATTTATCACCGGAGCAGGTGTTCAAATCCATCGTAGCGCTGGATGCCGGTGAGCAGGAGCATGAGCTGCGGCTGTCGGTCAGAGCGTCAGATGGCCGGCTGCTGATTGCATATCAGCCGAAACGCCCGGAAATTGAGCAGATTCCGGAGGCCGCGAAGCCGCTGGGTGAGCCGCATGAGCTGCGTTCCACTGAAGAGCTGTATCTGGCAGGGCTGCATCTGGAGCAGTACCGGCATGCTACCTTTGAGCCGGAAGCCTACTATCTGGAAGGCCTGAAAAGAGACAGCGGCGATATCCGGCTGAATGTGGCTTATGGTACACTGCTGCTGCGCCGGGGGCTTTACAGTGAGAGTGAGCCGTATTTCCGCAAAGCCATTGAACGGCTGACCTGGAGAAATCCGAATCCGTACGACAGTGAAGCCTACTATCAGCTGGGTGTGGCCCTGCGCGGCCAGAACCGGCTGGATGAAGCCTTTACTGCCTTCCACAAAGCGGTATGGTCGGCGGCCTGGCAGGATGCCGGCTACTTCTCCCTTGCCCAGATTGCCAGCTGCAAGGGCGAATACGCTGAAGCGCTTGATCTGGCTGAACGCTCACTGGTCCGCAATTCCCGCAACTACAAGGCACGCAATCTGAAAGCGGCTATGCTGCGCAAGCTTGGCCGGCATGAGCAGGCACTCGCTCTTGCACAGGAAACTACGGCGCTGGATGTAGCTGACTTCGGCGCTTATAATGAGCAGGCGCTGGCCATTGCTGCACTTGGTGATGCGGCCGCAGCAGAAGGCGTACTGGCGGAACTGAGTCTGCTGATGCGCGATGACGCACATAACTATCTGAACCTGATCGCCGATTATATGGGCTGCGGTCTGCTGAATGAAGCAATTGAAGTTGGCTTGAGCATTATTCCGGCTGAAGGTACAGTGTATCCGATGGTGCATTATGCTCTAGCTGAGCTGTACGCGCTCACAGGCAACAAGGATAAAGCTGAAGCACAGCGTCATGCCGGACAGTCGGCCGACCCGACTTACTGCTTCCCGAATACCCTGTTCGAGCTTGGCCTGCTGGAGAATGCGGTTCGGGCTAATCCTGAAGATGACAAGGCTCATTATTATCTGGGGAACTTCTATTATGATAAAAAACGTCCGGAAGAGGCAATTACCGTCTGGGAACGCTCACGTGAGCTGCGCGGGGACTTTGCAACCGTACACCGTAATCTCGGACTCGCTTATTTCAACAAACAGGGTGATCCGCAGGCAGCGATGGATTCACTGGTGCAAGCCTATGCCTGCTCGCCGGAGGATGTGCGGATTTTGTTTGAGCTGGATCAGCTGCGCAAGAAGCTGGCCTTACCTGCACAGGAGCGGCTGGATATACTCGAAGCTAAGCGGAGCCAGGTGGAGCAGCGGGATGATCTTTTTGTAGAATATGTTACGCTGCTTAATAATCTGGGACGTTACGACGAGGCTCTGGCGGCACTTGACTCCCGCAATTTCCATCCCTGGGAAGGCGGGGAGGGCAAGGTAACCGGACAATATAAATTTGCCCATACCGAGCTTGGCAAGGAATTGCTCAAGGATGGCCGCCGTGAGGAAGCTTTGGCTCATCTTCAGCAGGCGCTTGTATATCCGCTGAATCTTGGCGAGGGTAAGCTTGCCGGGGCGCAGGAAAATAATATCTACTATTATATAGGGCTGGCGTACGAAGGCCTTGGACAGGAGCAGCTGGCTGCGGAGAGCTACAGAACAGCTTCGCAGGGGCTGGAGGAGCCCTCGAGCGCGATGTATTATAATGACCAGCCGCCGGAAATGATCTTTTATCAAGGGCTGGCCTGGCGTAAGCTCGGCAATGAGAAGGAAGCAAAGCGCCGGTTCAATAAGCTGATTGATTACGCGGAGCAGCATATTTTTGACGAAATCAAAATCGATTACTTCGCCGTATCCCTGCCGGACTTCCTCGTATTTGAGGATGACCTGAACCGCCGGAATGTGATTCACTGCCGGTATATGCGCGGACTGGGGCTGCTTGGACTGGGCCGTGCCGGCGAAGCCGCCGGAGAGCTGGAAACGGCACTGGAGCTGGAGCCTAACCATCAGGGAGCGATCATTCACCGCCGTTTGTGCGGGGA contains these protein-coding regions:
- a CDS encoding DUF5107 domain-containing protein, translating into MNQTMNAHTPGESPAAAEQVLVWESEVLIPTYEAGKADPNPMFLEKRVYQGSTGKVYPHPVIESISDVKADKNYKLVILENKYVRIEIMPEIGGRIYRAFDKTNHYDFVYYNRVIKPALVGLAGPWISGGIEFNWPQHHRPNTFGPVEYRFGQSEDGSASVWVSEIDRMYGTKVTAEFKLYPGKAYLEINAQLYNRTAEPQTFLWWANPAVAVNDHTQSVFPPDVTAVFDHGKRDVSRFPVATGTYYKQDYSEGVDISRYKNIPVPTSYMAYKSDYNFVGGYDHGVQAGLLHVANHHISPGKKQWTWGNGEFGQAWDRQLTDEDGPYIELMTGVYTDNQPDFTWLQPYEEKTFTQYFMPYKQIGMVKNASIEAAVNLEVDTATGEAVVQVYATSLLEQATVTLQGRNRKYVEEKADLSPEQVFKSIVALDAGEQEHELRLSVRASDGRLLIAYQPKRPEIEQIPEAAKPLGEPHELRSTEELYLAGLHLEQYRHATFEPEAYYLEGLKRDSGDIRLNVAYGTLLLRRGLYSESEPYFRKAIERLTWRNPNPYDSEAYYQLGVALRGQNRLDEAFTAFHKAVWSAAWQDAGYFSLAQIASCKGEYAEALDLAERSLVRNSRNYKARNLKAAMLRKLGRHEQALALAQETTALDVADFGAYNEQALAIAALGDAAAAEGVLAELSLLMRDDAHNYLNLIADYMGCGLLNEAIEVGLSIIPAEGTVYPMVHYALAELYALTGNKDKAEAQRHAGQSADPTYCFPNTLFELGLLENAVRANPEDDKAHYYLGNFYYDKKRPEEAITVWERSRELRGDFATVHRNLGLAYFNKQGDPQAAMDSLVQAYACSPEDVRILFELDQLRKKLALPAQERLDILEAKRSQVEQRDDLFVEYVTLLNNLGRYDEALAALDSRNFHPWEGGEGKVTGQYKFAHTELGKELLKDGRREEALAHLQQALVYPLNLGEGKLAGAQENNIYYYIGLAYEGLGQEQLAAESYRTASQGLEEPSSAMYYNDQPPEMIFYQGLAWRKLGNEKEAKRRFNKLIDYAEQHIFDEIKIDYFAVSLPDFLVFEDDLNRRNVIHCRYMRGLGLLGLGRAGEAAGELETALELEPNHQGAIIHRRLCGEAAE